Proteins from a single region of Dasypus novemcinctus isolate mDasNov1 chromosome 16, mDasNov1.1.hap2, whole genome shotgun sequence:
- the LOC139436695 gene encoding olfactory receptor 14I1-like, with the protein MGNLTTFTEFHLMDISTSRELQILQGLLFLVIYLGALTGNLLTVTVIVTDPRLYSPMYFFLGNLSLIDLSCISVTLPKMIVNSLSDCKLISLPACAAQVFMSIMLVATEFSFLVVMSYDRYVAICHPLHYGLTITPRLCKEAAGGSWASGLIYSASHTGTIFRFPFTESNVIHQYFCDIPQIIRISSPDVQFSEFMVLALSACIILVCSAFLFKSYIEIFTMVLRMHSVEARNKALSTCTPQLAILIFFIFSGLIAAFSPVENKASLSNLLMAMLYSMVPPFINPIIYSLRNREIKTALHRMFHRYF; encoded by the coding sequence ATGGGCAATCTAACTACCTTCACCGAATTCCACCTTATGGATATCTCAACCTCCCGAGAGCTCCAAATCCTACAAGGTCTGCTTTTCTTAGTGATTTATCTGGGAGCCCTGACTGGGAATCTTCTAACTGTTACTGTCATTGTAACTGACCCACGTCTGTACTCTCCAATGTACTTCTTTCTAGGCAATTTATCCCTCATAGACCTTAGCTGTATTTCAGTTACTCTTCCCAAAATGATTGTGAATTCTCTGTCAGACTGTAAACTGATTTCTCTCCCAGCATGTGCTGCTCAGGTTTTCATGTCTATCATGCTTGTAGCCAcagaattttcctttcttgtggtgatgtcctatgaccgctatgttgccatttgccaccctctgcactatgggctCACCATCACCCCACGTCTGTGCAAAGAGGCAGCTGGTGGCTCATGGGCAAGTGGGTTGATCTATTCTGCCAGCCACACGGGCACCATATTCAGATTTCCCTTCACAGAGTCCAATGTGatccatcaatatttctgtgatataCCTCAAATTATAAGGATCTCATCTCCAGATGTTCAATTTTCTGagtttatggtcttagctctaaGTGCCTGTATTATTTTAGTATGTTCTGCTTTTTTGTTTAAGTCCTATATTGAAATTTTTACAATGGTGCTTAGGATGCATTCTGTAGAAGCCCGTAACAAAGCCTTATCCACCTGTACCCCACAACTGgctattctcattttctttatattttctgggttGATTGCTGCCTTTAGTCCTGTTGAAAATAAAGCATCACTCAGTAATCTTCTCATGGCCATGCTGTACTCCATGGTACCCCCATTTATAAACCCCATCATCTACAGCCTGCGGAACAGAGAGATTAAAActgctctgcacagaatgttccACAGATATTTTTAA